The DNA region GCCACCGCCGTGCCGGTTCCGACACCGATCAGGGGCGCGGCGAGAACACCACCGGCGAGTGCAGCGACAGCAATCAGCTTCATGGGCCATAGCGTAGGTTGCCGGGCCCCTGTCGTGAGCGCCGTTTGCCCGCATTGGCCGACGCAGGATCGGGCATTTGCTCCGTGTCGCAGTCCCGAGGCGTATGGTCTGATGGCATGAAGTCGCTGGTAGGAGTGCTGTCCATGGGGTTGCTGTCGGCGGGTGTGCTGGTCGCGGCGCCCACGGCGAACGCCGACACCGTGGCCTATCTGGTCAACGTGCATGTCCGTCCCGGCTACAACTTTCCCAACGCCGAGGCCGCGATCGGCTACGGACAGACGATCTGCGACCGGGTGGCGGCGAAGATGGGTTACGCCGAACTGGTCGACCAGGTGAAGGCCGACTTCCGCACCACCGACTACTACCAGGGCGGCTACCTGATCAACCAGGCCGTCAACGAACTCTGCCCTGCGCAGATCTGGCAACTGCGGCAGTCGGCCGCCGGCTACAAACCCTTCTGACAACCGGCGGCCGCGCGCCTCGCTACGGGCAGGTCACCTCGATCTCGAACGGCTTGTTCACCGGCTGCATCGGGTTGGCCATGTCCACACCTGTTGCGGTTCCGGAGATCTTGTACGTGCTGCCGTCCTTCTCGGCGGTGGCTTCGCCCTGGCCGGCGCCGCTCTGGTAGCCGAGCGTCACACCGTTGACGTTGCCGAGACCGACGGACTGGACCGCGGGCTCGTCACCGGTGCTGACGACGACGCCGATCCCTGTGGTGGCGTCGCCGATCGCGATGTTGGTGTTGCCGCCCATGTCCGAGCAGACGACGGTGCCTGCGACCTCTTGGTCCTGCCCGTCGATCGTCACTGTGCTGGTGCCTTCCGCCGCGGCGGCCGACGAGGTCTCGCCCGACGTGCTGGACTCTTCGTTCGAGGAACAGCCCGACAGACCGGCGATGACGATCGCTGCGCCGCCCACGGCGACCACGATTCCACGGTTCACGACGGTTCTCCTTTGTGTTGTGTGGTTCGTCGAGAGCGGCGAACCATCCAGAGCAGTATGGTCGGCACTCCGCGCGAGGGCACCATGAATCTCAAAATCAATCGGTGCAGGTGAAACCGGTCAGCAGGCCACTTTGATCTTGAAAGTCCCTGACGTGCGGAAGCTCGGGTTGGCGGTCTCGAAGCCCTCTGCTGTCCCGTCGATCTCGTAGGTGCGCCCGGTCATCGTGACCGTCGCCTCGCCGCCCAGTCCGGCGTTGAAGCTGCCCGTGAACCCACCGAGATCGGTGACGCCGACCTCCTTGACGACGAGCTCGTCCTCGCTGGCCACCAACGCGGAGATTCCGCTGGCGTCGGGATCGTCCGGGTCGCCGGTGGTGATAGTGGTCAGTGGGCCCGCCTCACTGCACTGCACCGCGTCGGTCATCCCCAGTTCCTGA from Mycobacterium sp. DL includes:
- a CDS encoding lipoprotein LpqH gives rise to the protein MTTRWALAAGAVAATLAAAGCSSSPPSDYQPPPGELIAGTAQVSVNGQELGMTDAVQCSEAGPLTTITTGDPDDPDASGISALVASEDELVVKEVGVTDLGGFTGSFNAGLGGEATVTMTGRTYEIDGTAEGFETANPSFRTSGTFKIKVAC
- a CDS encoding lipoprotein LpqH, which gives rise to MNRGIVVAVGGAAIVIAGLSGCSSNEESSTSGETSSAAAAEGTSTVTIDGQDQEVAGTVVCSDMGGNTNIAIGDATTGIGVVVSTGDEPAVQSVGLGNVNGVTLGYQSGAGQGEATAEKDGSTYKISGTATGVDMANPMQPVNKPFEIEVTCP
- a CDS encoding DUF732 domain-containing protein, yielding MKSLVGVLSMGLLSAGVLVAAPTANADTVAYLVNVHVRPGYNFPNAEAAIGYGQTICDRVAAKMGYAELVDQVKADFRTTDYYQGGYLINQAVNELCPAQIWQLRQSAAGYKPF